TCGGCGTATTCTTGCTGCTTGCGCTCAGCCATTTCACGAGCCTGGATTTCTCGCTGCAACTTCTCGCGCTCCTTCATCTTCGATCGGCGCTCCTCCTGGGCCTGGGCCTTCATCTGCTGCACTTCAATCGTGTCCGGCTTGCGTCGGCGCATGTAGAGCTCATGGTTGCCCATGCACAGGGCCAAGATTCGCTTGTTGATGCGCAAGCGAGGCGCGAAAAAGACGAAATCCGGAGCTTTCTTGTCGATTGGTTTGATCACAAATTTACGATCGTTGAAAGAAATGTTGCGGATCTCTGACCATGGGAACCCAATCTTCGGAGTCAATCTACGATAGCAAAAGGAATTCCATTAATCATTTCATTCCCGACACGGAATTTATAGATTTCTATTACTTGTCATCTTTTTCGTAGATGTTGAGTCCGAGAGCGTCAACGCCGAGCCAGAGCTGAGTGCCCTTCTTGTTCTTGATCTCGAAATAATTGACACCGTACATTTCCAGATCTTGAGCCACTTTCAGATATTCCATCATGGCATCCTCCCTGTACAAtcatttcccaaaaaaaagaagaaaaaatttaacgtcatttcaagtttttttggtaaaaaaagaaaaaaagtcgagaGAGTTAACGGTCTGCGACCGAGCGAATCGGTCCATGAGATCAGCTCGACTGACCACACGTATGCGGTTTTCTGTGTGTCTCTCACTCGTTCTCTTGTCGGGTTTCCTACCTGAGCATTCCTCCGTGTTCCGCATGCCAGGTGGAGATGCGCTCCTCCCACTGCTCCCGCGTCAGATTGTGCTGATCCATGACTCTGAAatggaataacaaaaaaagatatagAAATGAGAACACACAAAGAAAGGAAACAAACaaggagagagggggggggggggagaaaaataaataaataaattggatGACATTTGAATGCGTCGGTTTCGTTAGGGTTGCAATTACTACAGTACATTACCGTTGCGGAAGAAGGCGGTCGTTGGCCAGGTAACCGGAAGAGTGGAGTTCCTTATCGTGATCGCCGTATTTGGCCTGGACGGCATACGAGGCGAGTAGGACCGACGTCTCGGGCGGGCAATAAATGTCGTCCGTCAAGATGGCATTCTTGACCTGCAGGTAAAAGAGCCGCACCGTAATGTCTTGAATCAATTCCTCAGCCACATCTTCCGGGTAGAACTTGGCCCTGAATTTGAACTGCAGCGGACTCTCCTTCTTGACATCTTGATTCAGCACCTGAgggtgggcagcagcagcaccagtgGTAGCAATGGAAAGGGGGCAGGGGAAGATACGTCAAGATAGTAAAAGTAGTTAGTATCATACatttctcacacacacacacacggcacaCACAAGAGCGGCAACAAAACATCCTGCGacctatttattttcatttcacgtcctttttttctttcccaacaGTGTCGACATCAAGCGGATCTAAAGGCTTGTAAAAATGGATAAGAGAAGACGGTGAGCCTACAAGAGCTGCACTACATATTTCGCTTATCTATCTAGGGTCACTATAGTATGCTACACGAGAGACTAATACAACAGCAGCGTATAATTTGCCGTCTGCCTTTTTGATACGATTAACTGTACCTGATCTTGGCAGTAACCTCTGCCCAAAATAAACCTGAATATATCCTTGACATAATCGTTGGGCTTGAAACAATTCAATCAAAACGGGGAATCgggtgggagaaaaaaaaagagaatattcCGTTTGAATTATGTAAAACTTTGAAATAGTCCCTCAATTATAAATGCAAAAGTATTCCAATGagagacaaaaaaaggaaccaaGGACCGATAATGACAATGTACCTTCTTGTTGAGCTTCAGCCATGTCGAATAACTCTTGCTGTCGGTATACTGGAGTCCAAAGAACCAGATTTCGCGGAGACCGATTGTCTTGACAACTTGGTCAAACAGCTGTTTGCCCGTTGTCGTCGGCTGGATGGCAAATTCCAGCTCGGCGTCCATCGTCGTCACCCGAACATTGACCTACATTCatttaaagacaaaaaaagaaaaagaaaatagaagatCTGTGAGTTGGCATTAACGACAAAGATGCTTCAACCATTCATTCGTGTCTCTTGAACGTGATCGGCGAACCAATTGGTTCGGATgcccttatttttcttccgacCCATTGTACGAAAAACACTAGGGCTCTTAAtctcttttcctctttcaCAATCTGACAaccatcaaagaaaaagaaagaaagccagaacaGTCATTCAGAGTCAAGTCTCGGCTGTCTGACTTGTGTTTCTTATCGGCGGCGCCAGTCCGTTATGGAATGGTATGGCTAACCCACCCAGACAcacaggaaaggaaagaaaaaagagaaaacccaatagacattcttcttctttcattcaacgattttatatatataccttCTTCTTGTCGCTCATGGTGAATTTGACAAGAGATCCCACACGCCGAcaccgaaaaaaaatatatagacgCCCTCTCTGCAAACAACCGTACGATGCAGCAAACgaaatcacacacacagacacactcaCGCCGGTAGACACTAACAGGGAAAATTGCTATAGTCAATAGCAGCACAGACGCGTATCGGTCGGTGTGAAAGaaccagaaataaaaaaggaagacgGGACCCCGACAGGTGCCACACCAATATCTAATGACTGCAGTTAGTAGACTGGCGAGCCGGTGTATAGTGCCCGGTCCGTCCGTGAGTGGGTGCCCTACCCCTTGGTACGGGAAAACCGTTCGTAGACCGCGGTTTCCCCAATTGAACAAGTCATCTCTCGTCTCCGGTGTTGGTGGTGACGCGCTGGAAAGAAATTTCCGCCCTGCGTAATCGCTTCtccccacacacacaatttttaTCAGAAAAATCCACAACGAAAGGAATGTGCATATGCCCGATTGAATCAtcagggagagagaaaatgaaccAACAAGGGGAGTATagtgtacaaattttttggagacACGCAATCGTGCTCCCGCATTTTGAttttaagagagagagaaaatgataCAGGAAGAGACGACCGTGGGTTTGGACCACGCAAGACATTTCCcataaaaatataggcaacAATTGCAaccccccacccacccactcttttttatttcttggctGAGGAGTCACGAGGTAactcaagaaaaaagaggctTACAACGTCACATGGCCAGTTGTGCTAAAATTGGCAGCATCTTACGTCACTGTACACAAACTCACCGATTTCGGCATGTTGGATGATCTTGTTTGCTCTTGGCTGTTTCaagctttttctctcctctgaCTCTTGTTGGAAGAGTTGAAAGCCGGGCTTTTACTTCTGCAGACTCACGCTCGCGCGAACAATACGCACGGAGAAcctggaaagaaagaaaacaacaggAAGAAATTAATGTCAGACAGACAGACTGGGGTTGTTGCTGGTGGTGTAGAAGAGATTCAATAGCATATGGTCAACAAAATCTAAAGTACACAGATGGTCAGCATGTGGGCACATAGCTAGAGTGATGGGATTCTATATGTATATGTGAGTTGTCGAAAGGCCAGAGTGACTTCCCAACACATCCTGCCCATTTGGCAGGGTGCCGTCACAGTTTAGCGAATGCATCAGGGTTGATCGAAAACCAAGACATTCCTTTTGAAATGTCAagatgggaaaaaataaattatggtTGAATGGAAAGAATACAAGGAAGGAATGGTGATGTCATGGCTGGCTCGTACATTATTTCCAAACCCAGAGAGATGAGCATTCATTCAGACACCTGTATTTCAACATGAGCCTTGAGTGTCATTGATAGGGAAAGGATGAAAATAAGGGAGGGGGGAATGCTTAGGGCAAACACTCGAGTCAAGAGGCCGAAtcgtttttcgatttttcacgATTCCCAATGGCGAACACACCAAACACAACtcaagaaacacacacacacaccacgcCTATTGTTTGAACGACGGCCACCTGATAAACAAACATCAAGTTCTTTTCGGTTTGGATGTGTGGATATACACTAAAAAATGTTAATCagattaaatgtaaaagaataaaacagaaataagtACCTGTTGCGTATACGTGAAAACCACTCTCTCGGGTGACAGCCACTTATAACGCACTGAATCGGCGGCGGCTCTCGACCGTTGTTGGCCCTCAGTATACCTCCCCTCTTCGCTCTTCTGCAATATGGCTACCAATAGCTTAgctcagcttttttttcttttttctttttatttcgattttcaAAGACTTCGCTCCATCCCTCTGGCGACACTAGGAAACATTACCGTCCTGACAGCAAAAAAATGCTCACATTTTCTTGGAATGCAATGAATGAAATTGGTTTTTAATGATTaggaataaattaaaatttttaattaagctAGAAAATTTATTAAGCTGTGTACTATATTGAGAAggtaaatgaatcaaaatttaattttaagggGTTTACACTTTACAGACTTGTAAACATGAAATGACAAACAAAtcatcaaatttaaatttagacaatatattcgttttcttttaacgAATTGTAccatttgaataattaaaaacattataataaataaagtgaaaatagtttttacaaaaaatCGATAGAATACTTTAGTTCTTACAACGGCCACCAGTTTGTTTTCCAACTTCCAAGCCCAAGCATTGTGATTTTTGCTCGTCTATTGCCggcttgtttaaatttttttattttatcaaacaattcaattcattaaaaacaaTGGAGACTTTGCTAGAGCAGCAGAGGAGAtatcatgaagaaaaagagcgtATCATCGACTCCATGGTCAAGGAAACAATCTTCAAAAAGACCACTCAAAGGGAGATAATCAACTCGGAACACCGTCAGAAAATTTTGCTTGACGTATGTAAACTTTGGCTCATATAATTGAACAAACAACTCTTAATGTCGTATTTTGATAACTTTAGAGGTATATGGAGAGTACAAGAGTTTTGAAAGAGATCTATGAAGACAAGGACGGACAGCGCAAAGAAGAGGTGGCATTGCTCTCTGGACCGAATGAATTTGTGGAATTTTACAACAGACTAAAACAGATCAaggaattttacaaaaaacatcCAAATGAGGTATAAAacacattcattttctttaagtGTCATTCAATAGGAGTTGGTTTTGTTTCACAGATTGCTGTACCAATGTCCATGGAATTCGATGAGTTTGcaaaacagagagagagtggagctgacgaaacaaaTAGTAGGTTATATCTGGCAGAAAGCACAGTCATATAAAGCTAatataatttgattttcagaTTTGGTTGACTTTACCGATGAGGAGGGCTATGGCAAATATTTGGATCTTCATGAAAGCTATGTGAAATACACAAATTTAAAAGGAATTCAGGTCAGTTTATAGAttgaaacaagaaacaaatcgaaaaaaattaacacatTTATATTTCCTACAGAAAATTGACTACATTAGCTACCTTAACATGTTTGACCGTCTCTTTGATATTCCCCGGGAAAAGAAGAACGCTGAATACAGAAACTATCTACAAGCATTGGTGGATTATTTAGTCGATTACGTTGCTCGAGTAAAACCAGTCATGGACCTTGACAACTTGTTTCATGAAATCGAACAAGATTTCGAAAAGGACTTTGTAGCGGGTACATTTCCTGGATGGCCGGTAAGTCTATTTACGActgtttctattttctatcCAACCTAACTAACGCTGGCAAATTTATAGAAAGAAACAACCGGAAGTGCTTTGGCAAACGCAGGTGCAGCGTTGGATATTTCAGCGTTTTCATCTTGTGAGGAATTGGCATCTCTAGGACTGGATCGTTTGAAATCAGCATTGATAGCTTTGGGTCTCAAGTGCGGTGGAACACTCGAAGACCGTGCCAAAAGACTCTTCAGTACAAAAGGTCTGTCGGTAGATGAAATTGACAAATCTCTCTTCGCCAAAGGCCAGGGTAAAAATCGAGGTGCTACCGAACAAGATAAGGaagccgaaaaacaaaaaaagattgccCTTCTGGAGGCTCAAGTTTACAAGTAATTCCATTTAAATTattgaatgaaattgaatgaataattAATTGTGAATAATTCATAGACTGATTGAGATCTTGTCTGAACCACGGCATGCTACCAAAGAGAACGTGGAACGTAAACAGGCCCGAACAGATGGGGAAcgagaggaggaagaagaagacgttgTCGAGGTATAACTTAATTACTTTGACATATTTCCTTAAACTTTAAATTCTCAACTGCCATTTTCAGGTCCCcgaggatgaagatgaagacgaTGACGTCCCTTACAATCCCAAGAATTTACCACTAGGTTGGGATGGAAAGGTATAAATGAACTAACATTGATAATTGTGTAACTTTGTTCTAATCTTATCGATTCATCTCTTATCCAGCCCATTCCATATTGGCTTTACAAATTGCACGGCTTGAACATCAGCTACAATTGCGAGATTTGCGGCAATTACACGTACAAAGGTCCAAAGGCGTTTCAACGTCATTTTGCCGAATGGCGTCACGCTCACGGCATGCGGTGTCTGGGTATTCCCAACACGGCCCACTTTGCTAACGTAACACGAATCGAAGATGCAATTTCACGTAAGCTTtcagtttatttttgtttttcctgtcCCCTAccgattaataataaaattctaaTTGAAACTTCAGTTTGGACAAAATTGAGAAGCCAGAAAACGTCAGAACGTTTCGTCGCCGATCACGAGGAAGAGTACGAGGACTCGATGGGCAACGTCATCCCCAAGAAAACGTACGAAGATTTGCGTCGACAGGGTCTCTTGTAAAGAAACATGactggaaaaataaatcttataACTTCGTGCGcggttatatttttattccacTACATTTGCACAGAGGAAGCACAAGCTTGGTTGTTGTCGAGTGTCACTGTAATATTGGTAATCTTAATCTATGTTTCGATTCATCACTTTGTTGTCAACTTGTATTACTGAATCATCTACCCATCACGAAACTTTGCTCAGATGGAGTTTTTCGTCATTCGTCTCAATTCCCAGCTCATCGACATgtcgagaaaaagaatatggcTTAATACTTATGTGTCACTGATTTCCGTCGACATCCTCATCGATCAGCTACTTTTAGTATACTTGCATTTTAACGACACTTAAAGTATATACCGCCTTACTATACGTATGTAATCTTAATCATATTCGAATTCTAAACAGTCATCTtataacaaatatttaaaacctCTGAGCAATCGCGATATTGAAAAGGTACCCCAAGCTTTAATCACTTGCTTACGATTGAATTTGTCTTTAATTGATAACATCTGTATTTGAAATATCGAAATGGCTGTGTGACTATGTGTAAACGTTTCCCAACACTTGAACAAATTGTTTAGGGACTTGGGTAAGCGGCAGGCCTGTACGACGCGGCCTTATATTCTTGCTGGTATTTGGCCTCTCCCTCGTATTTGACATCGGCGACGTATCCGGTGTAATCGTCGACCTTGTAGGTGACCGTCTGGGTCCGGCCGTCGGGCAGGAGGGTGCGGTAAGAGCCGGACACGTAGCCCTTGCCATCAGCGTTCTCCTGGTGGGCGAAGTTGTTGTAGGACTGTTGGTCCTTTACGGCCCAGGCAAAATTGTAGGGCATTGCGGCCTACAAATGttttgcaatttaaaaaatattgaattaaaATGACTAAACGATACAATCATTGATCTGAATGACTTACTACGTATTCTTCATTTGACGGATGGGCAGTGCCAGTGTAGGGCGGATAAGCAGGTGTAGGATAAACTATTGGCGAATAGGCTGGCTTAGTGTATTGATATCCTTCAGAGGCCACAACGGCGACTAATGCCGCTAGAATGAAGACCTAACGCCCAAAAAGTTACCGCATCAATCAACACTTTCCATTTCTGTCTAAAGAACAAAGTTTTACATATAA
This sequence is a window from Daphnia pulicaria isolate SC F1-1A chromosome 7, SC_F0-13Bv2, whole genome shotgun sequence. Protein-coding genes within it:
- the LOC124349567 gene encoding moesin/ezrin/radixin homolog 1-like isoform X2 gives rise to the protein MPKSVNVRVTTMDAELEFAIQPTTTGKQLFDQVVKTIGLREIWFFGLQYTDSKSYSTWLKLNKKVLNQDVKKESPLQFKFRAKFYPEDVAEELIQDITVRLFYLQVKNAILTDDIYCPPETSVLLASYAVQAKYGDHDKELHSSGYLANDRLLPQRVMDQHNLTREQWEERISTWHAEHGGMLREDAMMEYLKVAQDLEMYGVNYFEIKNKKGTQLWLGVDALGLNIYEKDDKLTPKIGFPWSEIRNISFNDRKFVIKPIDKKAPDFVFFAPRLRINKRILALCMGNHELYMRRRKPDTIEVQQMKAQAQEERRSKMKEREKLQREIQAREMAERKQQEYADRLKSMQEEMERRQRELLEAQETIRRLEEQLRQLQKAKEELEVSQKELHNMMKRLEEAKEMEMAEKIKLEEEIRAKQVEVQRIAEEVQRKDDETRRLQEEVEEARRRQEEAAAALIAATTTPQHQHVNEGDHDEGEDEDEDTPNGDISAGNDLISESDINSIRDPVEDRLTLAEKNERLQNQLKMLKKDLAGTKDETKETAMDRLHKENVKQGRDKYKTLREIRKGNTKRRVDQFENM
- the LOC124349644 gene encoding splicing factor 3A subunit 3-like, encoding METLLEQQRRYHEEKERIIDSMVKETIFKKTTQREIINSEHRQKILLDRYMESTRVLKEIYEDKDGQRKEEVALLSGPNEFVEFYNRLKQIKEFYKKHPNEIAVPMSMEFDEFAKQRESGADETNNLVDFTDEEGYGKYLDLHESYVKYTNLKGIQKIDYISYLNMFDRLFDIPREKKNAEYRNYLQALVDYLVDYVARVKPVMDLDNLFHEIEQDFEKDFVAGTFPGWPKETTGSALANAGAALDISAFSSCEELASLGLDRLKSALIALGLKCGGTLEDRAKRLFSTKGLSVDEIDKSLFAKGQGKNRGATEQDKEAEKQKKIALLEAQVYKLIEILSEPRHATKENVERKQARTDGEREEEEEDVVEVPEDEDEDDDVPYNPKNLPLGWDGKPIPYWLYKLHGLNISYNCEICGNYTYKGPKAFQRHFAEWRHAHGMRCLGIPNTAHFANVTRIEDAISLWTKLRSQKTSERFVADHEEEYEDSMGNVIPKKTYEDLRRQGLL
- the LOC124350137 gene encoding cuticle protein 8-like encodes the protein MKVFILAALVAVVASEGYQYTKPAYSPIVYPTPAYPPYTGTAHPSNEEYVAAMPYNFAWAVKDQQSYNNFAHQENADGKGYVSGSYRTLLPDGRTQTVTYKVDDYTGYVADVKYEGEAKYQQEYKAASYRPAAYPSP
- the LOC124349567 gene encoding moesin/ezrin/radixin homolog 1-like isoform X1, whose translation is MSDKKKVNVRVTTMDAELEFAIQPTTTGKQLFDQVVKTIGLREIWFFGLQYTDSKSYSTWLKLNKKVLNQDVKKESPLQFKFRAKFYPEDVAEELIQDITVRLFYLQVKNAILTDDIYCPPETSVLLASYAVQAKYGDHDKELHSSGYLANDRLLPQRVMDQHNLTREQWEERISTWHAEHGGMLREDAMMEYLKVAQDLEMYGVNYFEIKNKKGTQLWLGVDALGLNIYEKDDKLTPKIGFPWSEIRNISFNDRKFVIKPIDKKAPDFVFFAPRLRINKRILALCMGNHELYMRRRKPDTIEVQQMKAQAQEERRSKMKEREKLQREIQAREMAERKQQEYADRLKSMQEEMERRQRELLEAQETIRRLEEQLRQLQKAKEELEVSQKELHNMMKRLEEAKEMEMAEKIKLEEEIRAKQVEVQRIAEEVQRKDDETRRLQEEVEEARRRQEEAAAALIAATTTPQHQHVNEGDHDEGEDEDEDTPNGDISAGNDLISESDINSIRDPVEDRLTLAEKNERLQNQLKMLKKDLAGTKDETKETAMDRLHKENVKQGRDKYKTLREIRKGNTKRRVDQFENM